From a single Bacillus pseudomycoides DSM 12442 genomic region:
- a CDS encoding Tn7-like element transposition protein TnsE produces the protein MSKQQIKLNNWPFDEGEQAQLTWISSPFLQDKKTMIYAYFRANDRTEKLLVDWGTLPALAIQHYYMNGNISQSIPPSGIEEVEIKIYPNTVTYSERDWSIFGTNDKDVSRSFTVSYQNKKYILPLIEVVRSILAPNRFLLYRLFETNSFPQYFIEQYEPNKLHLDFSSQYHRKYTKDSYLFQLVWLLTNSDLRQVFENTAYTFINTGVLQFDWLFKQPITVTAVVKSSVAGGTILRIKRVKNKKIPYKEISFTHPEIIQNERTSEAKKYAFHSKQNDGIGESEMKLDEEAEGTTDDFDIIEMDNQIHEYEKLPKVTKIRRNSNKQRTQEDENTKRYFIEDNARRSTADVGGNQLARGIENKSLYEIQAQGELSDFINVLKILEGYPEVKAINVATGILPTGSEKRKFSYLDDGITNRKYIVASIELFNGRRYKVLEIERESRSLSMLILSATISVEWSSIIQDMLSGLVDKNGVWAKELIMGIEREGIVVKKAKHSKKSVIHKAKLLFEKLV, from the coding sequence TATGCGTATTTTAGAGCAAATGATAGGACTGAAAAATTATTAGTTGATTGGGGAACTTTGCCAGCTTTAGCTATTCAGCATTACTACATGAACGGCAATATTAGTCAAAGTATTCCTCCGTCAGGTATAGAAGAAGTTGAAATTAAAATTTATCCAAACACTGTGACCTATTCAGAAAGGGATTGGAGCATATTTGGTACAAATGATAAAGATGTTTCGCGTAGTTTCACTGTTTCATACCAAAATAAAAAATATATCTTGCCCCTTATTGAAGTTGTGCGTAGTATTTTAGCACCAAATCGATTCTTATTATATCGTTTATTTGAAACGAATTCTTTTCCGCAATATTTTATTGAGCAATACGAGCCCAATAAGCTACATCTAGATTTTTCATCACAATATCATCGTAAGTATACGAAAGACTCCTACTTATTCCAGCTAGTATGGCTTTTAACAAATTCAGATCTAAGACAAGTGTTCGAAAATACCGCTTATACCTTTATTAATACAGGAGTCCTACAGTTTGATTGGTTATTCAAGCAACCTATTACCGTTACTGCTGTTGTGAAATCAAGTGTAGCGGGAGGAACTATCCTTCGAATAAAGCGTGTTAAAAACAAAAAGATTCCTTATAAAGAGATTTCATTTACTCATCCAGAGATAATTCAAAATGAAAGGACAAGCGAAGCTAAAAAATATGCATTTCATTCAAAGCAGAATGATGGTATAGGTGAATCTGAAATGAAATTAGATGAAGAAGCTGAGGGAACAACTGATGATTTTGATATAATAGAAATGGATAATCAAATTCATGAATACGAAAAGCTTCCGAAGGTAACAAAAATTCGTAGAAATTCTAATAAACAACGAACACAAGAAGATGAAAATACAAAACGTTATTTCATTGAGGATAATGCACGAAGATCTACCGCTGATGTTGGCGGTAATCAGCTTGCAAGAGGAATAGAAAATAAATCTTTATATGAGATACAGGCACAAGGCGAATTATCAGATTTTATTAACGTACTTAAAATTTTAGAAGGTTATCCCGAAGTTAAAGCAATTAATGTAGCTACAGGTATATTACCAACAGGGAGTGAAAAGCGAAAATTTAGTTACTTAGATGACGGAATTACAAATCGTAAGTACATAGTAGCTAGTATAGAATTATTTAATGGGAGACGGTACAAAGTTTTGGAAATAGAACGAGAAAGTCGTTCCTTATCTATGTTGATATTGTCCGCAACTATCAGTGTGGAATGGTCTTCGATTATTCAAGACATGTTGTCGGGCTTAGTGGATAAAAATGGTGTTTGGGCCAAGGAATTGATTATGGGGATAGAAAGAGAAGGTATTGTTGTAAAAAAAGCTAAACACAGTAAGAAAAGCGTTATACATAAAGCTAAATTGTTATTTGAAAAGCTAGTTTGA
- a CDS encoding type I restriction-modification system subunit M yields the protein MTTSEKQRQQQAELHKKLWAMANDLRGQMDAYEFKDYILGLIFYRYLSEKVESRANSLLAEDELSFVEAWENDEYREDLQEYLINELGYVITPQYLFSTFVKEIELGANGNFDIEMLQNGVKFIESSTMGADSQEDFENLFDDMDLNSSKLGRTVKARSELIAKVLVNIADIPFLQDDVEIDVLGDAYEYMISQFAANAGKKAGEFYTPQQVSRILAKIVTAGKTEIKDVYDGTCGSGSLLLRVGKEAKVYNYYGQEKVSTTYNLARMNMLLHDIPYQRFDIKNADTLEEPQHLDKRFEAIVANPPYSAKWSADDKFQDDERFSNYAKLAPKSKADFAFVQHFIHHLDDNGTFAVVLPHGVLFRGAAEGVIRKYLIEEKNYLDAVIGLPGNIFFGTSIPTCILVFKKCRKHDDNVIFIDASNEFEKGKNQNHLSDDQVEKIVDTYLSRETIDKYAYAATLDKIRENDYNLNIPRYVDTFEEEEPVDLAEVAKQLQAIDEEIAKVDEELAAYFKELGV from the coding sequence ATGACAACAAGTGAAAAACAACGCCAGCAACAAGCTGAATTACATAAGAAGCTATGGGCAATGGCGAATGACTTACGTGGCCAAATGGACGCGTATGAGTTTAAAGATTATATTTTAGGATTGATTTTCTACCGTTACTTATCAGAAAAAGTAGAATCACGCGCGAATTCATTACTTGCAGAAGATGAATTGAGCTTTGTAGAAGCTTGGGAAAATGACGAATATCGTGAAGATTTACAAGAGTATTTAATAAATGAATTAGGGTATGTCATTACACCTCAATATTTATTCTCTACATTCGTAAAAGAAATCGAATTAGGGGCTAATGGTAACTTCGATATTGAAATGCTTCAAAATGGTGTCAAGTTCATTGAATCTTCAACAATGGGTGCAGATAGCCAAGAAGACTTCGAAAACTTATTTGATGATATGGATTTAAACTCATCAAAATTAGGACGTACTGTAAAAGCTCGTTCTGAACTGATTGCGAAAGTACTTGTGAATATTGCAGACATCCCATTCTTACAAGATGATGTTGAAATCGATGTGTTAGGTGATGCTTACGAATATATGATTTCACAATTCGCCGCAAACGCTGGTAAAAAAGCTGGGGAGTTCTATACCCCACAACAAGTATCACGCATCTTAGCGAAAATCGTGACAGCTGGTAAAACAGAAATCAAAGATGTTTATGATGGTACATGTGGTTCTGGTTCCTTACTATTACGTGTAGGTAAAGAAGCGAAAGTTTATAACTATTACGGTCAAGAAAAAGTATCAACAACGTACAACTTAGCACGTATGAATATGTTACTACATGATATTCCATATCAACGTTTCGATATTAAAAATGCCGATACGTTAGAAGAACCACAGCACCTAGATAAACGCTTTGAAGCGATCGTTGCCAATCCACCTTACAGCGCAAAATGGAGTGCTGATGACAAGTTCCAAGATGATGAACGTTTCAGCAATTATGCAAAACTAGCACCCAAATCAAAAGCGGACTTCGCATTCGTCCAACACTTTATTCATCATTTAGATGATAATGGCACATTCGCAGTCGTATTACCACATGGCGTACTATTCCGTGGTGCTGCAGAAGGTGTCATTCGTAAATATTTAATCGAAGAGAAAAACTATTTAGATGCGGTAATCGGTTTACCAGGGAACATTTTCTTCGGTACATCTATTCCAACATGTATTTTAGTATTCAAGAAATGTCGTAAACACGATGACAACGTGATCTTTATTGATGCTTCAAATGAGTTTGAAAAAGGTAAAAACCAAAACCATTTATCAGACGATCAAGTTGAAAAAATCGTGGATACTTATTTAAGTCGCGAAACAATTGATAAATACGCTTACGCAGCAACATTAGATAAAATCAGAGAAAATGATTATAACTTAAACATCCCTCGTTATGTCGATACGTTCGAAGAAGAAGAACCTGTTGATTTAGCAGAAGTCGCAAAACAGCTGCAAGCGATCGATGAAGAAATTGCCAAAGTGGATGAAGAACTAGCTGCATACTTCAAAGAATTGGGGGTGTAG
- a CDS encoding restriction endonuclease subunit S encodes MKLRECADVTQGVFTNRVETSNLSEDSVQMQLVTLKEFNHLLGIDYRISQEKDRSIYVNKEKIKQEVLTDTESLVLHTLTQKVVWFPPQFEGLLLTNNFMKISFFEKVDVHFMEWLFNEHPSIQKQIALFTEGSIISSLKLSNVKEIELVLPNVEKQTVIGKIAQLKKRKTALLKEKDRLEQLLLHHQMVEIIDQLGGH; translated from the coding sequence ATGAAGTTAAGAGAATGCGCAGATGTTACACAAGGCGTCTTCACAAATCGAGTTGAAACATCGAATCTGAGTGAAGATAGTGTCCAGATGCAGTTGGTAACATTAAAAGAATTTAATCATTTGCTCGGAATCGATTACCGAATTTCTCAAGAAAAAGATCGATCGATTTATGTGAATAAAGAGAAGATTAAACAAGAAGTATTAACAGATACTGAAAGCCTTGTGTTGCATACATTAACACAAAAGGTTGTTTGGTTTCCTCCACAATTTGAGGGTCTATTACTGACGAATAACTTTATGAAAATAAGCTTTTTTGAAAAAGTAGATGTTCATTTTATGGAGTGGCTATTTAATGAGCATCCTTCCATTCAGAAACAAATTGCATTATTTACAGAAGGAAGTATCATTTCTTCACTGAAGTTATCGAATGTAAAAGAAATTGAGCTTGTTCTCCCAAATGTTGAAAAGCAAACAGTAATAGGGAAGATCGCACAATTAAAAAAGAGAAAGACAGCACTTTTAAAAGAGAAAGATAGATTAGAACAATTACTCCTTCACCATCAAATGGTGGAGATTATCGATCAATTAGGAGGTCATTAA
- a CDS encoding restriction endonuclease subunit S: MNVPKLRFPNFNDKWSSIKLDELLEFNNGINADKNSYGKGRKFINVLDILNNEHIVYENIKGSVEVDAKTENNNKVEYGDILFLRSSETREDVGKCSVYLDEKEYCLFGGFVIRGKKIAEYEPYFLKLNLETPLIRHQIGSKSGGSTRFNVSQSILSSVEIKIPSINEQKKISKFMDLFNKKIQLQQQKIDLLQEQKKGFLQKMFPKAGEKQPQVRFAGFTDDWEQREFGEIITERREKTKIENEDTLLSSAIDGMYLNSELFSHFRGASNIGYLKIRKNDMILSAQNLHLGNCNINQRFEHGIISPAYKVYSLVNVDAAFMHAWIKKDSTKQFFEKATTEGASVCRKNIEWGTLYSQKIYIPIYSEQQKIGELFNVLDKRIQLQQQKLELLQKQKKGFMQQMFI, from the coding sequence GTGAATGTACCCAAATTACGATTCCCTAATTTTAACGATAAATGGTCAAGTATTAAGTTAGATGAATTGCTGGAATTTAATAATGGTATTAATGCTGATAAAAATAGTTATGGAAAAGGTCGTAAGTTTATTAACGTTCTAGATATTCTTAATAATGAACATATTGTTTATGAGAATATTAAAGGAAGCGTAGAAGTTGATGCTAAAACTGAAAATAATAACAAAGTAGAGTACGGAGACATCTTATTTTTAAGAAGTTCAGAAACTCGTGAAGATGTAGGGAAATGCTCAGTTTATTTAGATGAAAAAGAGTATTGTCTATTTGGCGGGTTTGTAATCCGAGGTAAAAAAATTGCAGAGTATGAGCCTTATTTTTTAAAGTTAAATTTAGAAACCCCACTTATTAGACATCAAATTGGTTCGAAATCTGGAGGGAGCACTAGATTTAATGTCAGCCAAAGCATTTTAAGCTCCGTAGAAATAAAAATACCGAGTATAAATGAACAAAAAAAGATTTCTAAATTTATGGATTTGTTCAATAAAAAAATCCAACTCCAACAACAAAAAATTGATTTGCTGCAAGAACAGAAAAAAGGGTTTCTTCAAAAGATGTTTCCAAAAGCGGGTGAGAAACAACCGCAAGTACGGTTTGCCGGTTTCACTGACGATTGGGAACAAAGGGAATTTGGAGAAATTATAACTGAACGACGAGAAAAAACTAAAATTGAGAATGAGGATACCCTACTATCAAGTGCTATAGATGGAATGTATTTAAATTCAGAATTATTCAGTCACTTTAGAGGCGCAAGTAATATTGGCTATTTGAAAATTAGAAAAAACGATATGATTCTTTCGGCTCAAAATTTACATTTGGGAAATTGTAATATAAATCAAAGATTTGAACATGGTATTATTTCACCTGCTTATAAAGTATATAGTTTAGTTAATGTTGATGCCGCTTTTATGCATGCATGGATAAAAAAAGATTCAACTAAGCAATTTTTTGAAAAAGCTACTACAGAAGGTGCAAGTGTATGTAGAAAAAATATTGAATGGGGTACATTATATAGTCAAAAAATATATATTCCGATTTATAGTGAACAACAAAAAATTGGAGAATTATTCAATGTATTAGATAAAAGAATTCAACTTCAGCAACAAAAGCTAGAATTACTTCAAAAACAAAAAAAAGGCTTCATGCAACAGATGTTTATTTAA
- a CDS encoding type I restriction endonuclease subunit R: MGYQSEAKLENHLVEQLQKQGYEAVQLSDYAAVLANFRAQLNKFNEKKLNGQPLTDKEFKRVLVATEDKSIYESAKILRDKLLIEREDGTELYLELMNTKQWCKNLFQVTTQTTMFGKYENRYDVTIFINGLPIVQIELKRRGLDFKEAFNQIQRYRRHSFQGLYHFLQIFVVSNGVDTKYFSNSDYDIQFGFTFFWSDEENNIITNLQDFTKTFLQPCHLAKMVSRYMIINDTDKALMVMRPYQVYAVEALVKRANETNNNGFIWHTTGSGKTLTSFKAGQILANEESIKKVFFLVDRQDLDSQTTAEFNKFEKGSVDRTDKTDELIKQIKNPMKRFIVTTIQKMSNAVKNPRYEKIMEPYKQEHVVFIIDECHRSQFGDMRKDIDHHFQNAQYFGFTGTPRFEENKSQDGRTTADLFEKCLHHYLIKDAIRDGNVLGFSVEYISTFQSKADEFDDTKVEGIDTDEVLRHPTRLNMIADHIIDNHNRRAKSKGYCGIFAVDSIQTLIKYYDLFKAKNHNLKIAGIYSFGANEESDGTEEHSREALDRMIVDYNQMFGTDYSTDAWDRYFSDVSKKMKQAQIDILLVVNMFLTGFDSKPLNTLYVDKNLQYHNLLQAYSRTNRVEKATKPYGNVVCYRNLKEQTDDTIRLFSKTNSVDDVLMQNYDAYLAKFKEALEGLKKVAASPEQVDALQTEEDQREFIVAFKNVTKMLQRLQSFSDFEFDEDELQITEQSYEDYKSKYFKIHDRLKKEDPRKESILQDIDFELELMHTDRINVSYIMNLIANLTMDDEKTRDQEIKLIKQELDHASDEKLRLKVELIHNFLDKIVPQLGTNVSILDEYSKYEEEVQEEEMNTFASEVGLEQSVLKEQVATYEYANIIEDSTIMDRLSGSFLKKNKAIKAIKSFIHEQVAKYGA; encoded by the coding sequence TTGGGTTATCAGTCAGAAGCAAAACTAGAAAATCATTTAGTCGAGCAATTGCAAAAACAAGGTTATGAAGCTGTTCAATTATCGGATTATGCAGCTGTATTAGCCAATTTTCGTGCGCAATTAAATAAGTTCAATGAGAAGAAATTAAATGGGCAACCGTTAACAGATAAAGAATTTAAGCGTGTGCTTGTTGCAACAGAAGATAAAAGTATTTATGAATCTGCGAAAATCTTACGTGACAAGTTATTAATCGAGCGTGAAGATGGAACAGAACTTTATTTAGAATTAATGAATACAAAACAATGGTGTAAAAACTTATTTCAAGTAACAACACAGACGACCATGTTCGGTAAATATGAAAATCGTTATGATGTCACGATTTTCATTAATGGGTTACCTATTGTTCAAATTGAGTTGAAACGTCGAGGTCTAGATTTTAAAGAAGCATTTAATCAAATCCAGCGCTATCGTCGCCATTCATTCCAAGGGTTATATCACTTCCTGCAAATCTTTGTTGTAAGTAATGGTGTTGATACGAAGTACTTCTCCAATTCTGATTATGATATTCAATTTGGCTTTACTTTCTTCTGGTCAGATGAAGAAAATAATATTATTACGAATCTACAAGACTTTACGAAAACTTTTCTGCAACCTTGCCATCTAGCGAAAATGGTTAGCCGTTATATGATTATTAACGATACTGATAAGGCTCTAATGGTTATGCGTCCGTATCAAGTATATGCAGTGGAAGCCTTAGTAAAACGAGCAAATGAAACGAATAACAATGGTTTCATTTGGCATACTACAGGTTCAGGGAAGACATTAACTTCTTTCAAAGCAGGGCAAATTTTAGCAAATGAAGAAAGTATTAAGAAAGTATTTTTCCTTGTCGATCGCCAAGATTTGGACAGTCAAACTACTGCAGAGTTTAACAAGTTCGAAAAAGGCTCTGTAGACCGCACAGATAAAACAGATGAATTAATTAAACAAATTAAAAATCCAATGAAGCGCTTCATCGTCACAACGATTCAAAAAATGAGTAATGCGGTGAAAAATCCACGTTATGAAAAAATCATGGAGCCATATAAACAAGAACATGTTGTCTTTATTATTGATGAATGTCATCGTAGCCAGTTTGGTGATATGCGCAAAGATATTGATCACCACTTCCAAAATGCACAATACTTCGGATTTACGGGTACACCACGTTTTGAAGAAAACAAAAGCCAGGATGGTCGTACAACAGCAGATTTATTTGAAAAATGTTTACATCACTATTTAATTAAAGATGCGATTCGTGATGGCAATGTATTAGGCTTCTCAGTTGAATACATTAGCACGTTCCAATCGAAAGCAGATGAATTCGATGATACGAAAGTAGAAGGTATTGATACAGATGAGGTGCTGCGCCATCCTACACGTTTAAATATGATTGCAGACCATATTATCGACAATCATAATCGCCGTGCGAAAAGTAAAGGATATTGCGGTATCTTTGCGGTTGATTCGATTCAAACGTTAATTAAGTACTATGATTTATTTAAAGCGAAAAATCATAACTTGAAAATTGCAGGGATTTATTCGTTTGGTGCGAACGAAGAAAGTGATGGTACAGAAGAACATTCACGTGAAGCATTGGATCGTATGATTGTGGATTATAATCAAATGTTTGGAACAGATTATTCAACTGATGCATGGGACCGCTATTTCTCAGATGTATCAAAGAAAATGAAGCAAGCACAAATCGATATTTTATTAGTCGTAAATATGTTCTTAACGGGATTTGATAGTAAACCACTCAATACATTATATGTTGATAAAAACTTGCAGTATCACAATCTATTGCAAGCTTATAGTCGTACAAACCGTGTAGAAAAGGCGACAAAACCTTATGGAAACGTCGTTTGTTACCGCAATTTGAAAGAGCAAACCGATGATACAATTCGCTTATTCTCTAAAACCAATTCGGTTGATGATGTCTTAATGCAAAATTACGATGCTTATCTGGCGAAATTTAAAGAAGCATTAGAAGGACTCAAAAAAGTTGCAGCATCGCCTGAACAAGTCGATGCACTTCAAACAGAAGAAGATCAACGTGAATTTATTGTGGCCTTCAAAAATGTCACAAAAATGCTTCAACGCTTGCAATCATTTTCTGACTTTGAATTTGATGAAGATGAACTGCAAATCACTGAGCAATCTTACGAGGACTATAAAAGTAAATACTTCAAAATCCATGATCGCTTGAAAAAAGAAGATCCACGTAAGGAATCTATTTTACAAGACATTGATTTTGAGTTAGAGCTAATGCATACAGATCGTATTAATGTCAGCTATATTATGAATTTGATTGCGAATTTAACAATGGATGACGAAAAAACACGTGATCAAGAAATTAAATTAATCAAGCAAGAATTAGATCATGCGTCTGATGAAAAATTACGTTTAAAAGTTGAACTAATTCATAATTTCTTAGATAAAATTGTGCCACAGCTCGGTACAAATGTATCGATTCTTGATGAATATTCAAAGTATGAAGAAGAAGTACAAGAAGAAGAAATGAATACTTTTGCAAGTGAAGTAGGATTAGAGCAATCTGTTTTAAAAGAACAAGTGGCAACCTATGAATATGCCAATATCATTGAAGATAGTACCATTATGGACCGTTTATCAGGGTCATTTTTAAAGAAAAACAAGGCAATTAAAGCGATTAAAAGCTTTATTCATGAGCAAGTAGCAAAATATGGAGCATAG